The genomic segment catactgtatacccaaataattacccatccactgactacatttcgagtcataaaatgttgtcgtatcaacattcgagtattcaaagctcgaatttcagataaaagagctaagttaatgagagaggacataaatactaacaaaccaccggttttggatgggattacttttaacaccgcataatatgctaaaaagtaccattcaggtacgatatgaagcggagttacaaaccggttcactggtatggagttatctgggtgcgataattcgacatagctgtgat from the Besnoitia besnoiti strain Bb-Ger1 chromosome Unknown contig00111, whole genome shotgun sequence genome contains:
- a CDS encoding cytochrome b (encoded by transcript BESB_018840), translated to MVLGSYVELSHPDNSIPVNRFVTPLHIVPEWYFLAYYAVLKVIPSKTGGLLVFMSSLINLALLSEIRALNTRMLIRQHFMTRNVVSGWVIIWVYSMIFLIIIGSAIPQATYILYGRLATIVYLTTGLVLCLY